In a genomic window of Gloeocapsopsis dulcis:
- a CDS encoding peptidylprolyl isomerase, with amino-acid sequence MQTGSQEQVDGLLALLSRYQLMPQLVRSLMIDQAIADIPCTEEERQTAIAAFEAQQQITPTTRQAWLDQQGMSLAQMQELAVRPVLLEKHKTTVWGPKVDNYFLTRKAHLDQVVYSLIRTKDMGLAQEIYFRILEGEQSFAELAREHSQGAEAKTSGLLGPVPLAQPHPAISKLLSVSQPGQLWAPRPLAEWVVIVRLEKLMPARLDKSMRRRLQDELFETWLAQKMQQVDLTQFVTASLRDCNSIS; translated from the coding sequence ATGCAAACTGGTAGTCAAGAGCAAGTCGATGGGTTGTTAGCTTTATTGAGCCGTTATCAACTGATGCCGCAATTAGTGCGCAGTCTGATGATTGATCAAGCGATCGCTGATATCCCGTGCACTGAAGAAGAACGCCAAACGGCGATTGCAGCGTTTGAAGCCCAACAGCAAATTACTCCAACAACACGGCAAGCATGGCTAGATCAACAAGGCATGAGCTTAGCCCAAATGCAGGAGCTAGCAGTGCGGCCTGTGTTACTAGAAAAGCATAAAACAACCGTTTGGGGACCGAAGGTTGATAATTATTTCTTAACCCGCAAAGCACATCTAGATCAGGTAGTATACTCTCTGATCCGGACGAAAGATATGGGGTTAGCTCAAGAAATTTACTTTCGGATCTTAGAAGGAGAACAATCGTTTGCCGAGTTAGCCCGCGAACACTCGCAAGGTGCAGAAGCTAAAACAAGCGGGTTGTTAGGACCAGTGCCACTGGCACAACCACATCCTGCGATTAGTAAACTGTTATCTGTCAGTCAACCAGGGCAACTGTGGGCACCGCGTCCTTTAGCTGAATGGGTGGTGATTGTTCGTCTAGAAAAGTTAATGCCCGCACGACTCGATAAATCAATGCGCCGTCGCTTGCAAGATGAGTTGTTTGAAACTTGGCTAGCCCAAAAAATGCAGCAAGTTGATCTTACCCAATTTGTGACAGCAAGTTTACGCGATTGCAACTCAATATCTTAA
- a CDS encoding calcium-binding protein, translated as MSIIHGTRKPDLIKGTSGADKIFGWAIGDNEQSPSGNDTLLGNAGNDIIYGGTGDDSLVGGAGLDILYGGTGNDTLEGSNGYDILYGEAGKDLLAGGRGDDTLYGGRGNDQLYGHAGDDILDGGLGNDTLSGGIGNDVYIVNSSSDVVIEIINPIEMYDENWNIEIVDADIDTVYASITYTLGQYVENLVLSGNQPIEGTGNSVNNFITGNDANNKIYGKGGNDTLDGGFGSDTLIGGFGDDAYYIDSLDDKIVELPNQGTDTVYSSISYVLGKHIEHLVLTDDGLIGIGNPLSTVQSNINSPTFAVGNTLDNILVGNDAENSLYGGAGNDFLDGGLGHDTLVGGTGNDYYIVDNIGNAIIEFVNEGTDWVESTVSYTLDNHLENLSLGGDRNINGTGNALNNIIYGNSGNNVLSGGLGNDKIDASFGEDRLYGGGGNDTLNGSLGDDLVAGGDGNDSLEGGDGNDTVLGGLGNDKLDGSFGDDSLDGGLGNDTLQGGFGNDTLVGGEGNDLLRDMEFGVEANFLFGGAGNDTLEGGGTLNGGGGDDKLRGGSDNDTLIGSAGNDTLFGSFGDDVLTGGAGRDCFGFYEPFQGIDKITDFIVGEDQIFVYAIAPNSGVGFGVSTQLNRGTHISAAQFTIGSAASTAEHRFIYNRNTGALSFDEDGKGVTQKVQFALLPKGLDMSHSDIFVL; from the coding sequence ATGTCAATTATACATGGTACGAGGAAACCCGATCTCATCAAAGGCACTTCAGGTGCAGACAAAATCTTTGGTTGGGCAATTGGTGACAATGAGCAGAGTCCTTCGGGGAATGATACCTTGCTAGGAAACGCTGGAAACGACATAATTTATGGTGGTACAGGTGATGACAGTTTAGTGGGTGGTGCAGGGCTAGACATCCTTTACGGTGGAACAGGCAATGACACCCTCGAAGGTAGTAATGGCTACGATATCCTCTATGGAGAAGCAGGTAAGGATCTACTCGCAGGTGGTAGAGGAGATGACACTCTTTATGGTGGTAGAGGGAACGATCAGCTTTACGGTCACGCTGGGGATGATATTTTAGATGGTGGTTTGGGGAATGACACGCTAAGCGGTGGAATTGGCAATGATGTCTACATAGTCAACAGTAGTAGCGATGTAGTCATTGAAATCATTAATCCCATAGAAATGTATGATGAAAACTGGAATATAGAAATTGTTGACGCAGATATTGACACTGTATATGCCTCAATTACTTATACTTTAGGGCAGTATGTAGAGAATTTAGTTCTTAGTGGTAATCAACCTATCGAGGGTACAGGAAATTCGGTAAACAATTTTATTACTGGTAACGATGCTAATAATAAAATTTATGGAAAAGGTGGAAATGACACACTTGATGGCGGTTTTGGCAGTGATACTTTAATTGGTGGATTTGGCGACGATGCTTACTATATAGACAGTCTTGATGACAAGATTGTTGAGTTACCAAATCAAGGTACTGACACTGTTTATTCCTCAATAAGTTATGTTTTAGGCAAGCATATAGAACACTTAGTCCTTACAGATGACGGTTTAATTGGTATTGGTAATCCCCTAAGCACGGTACAAAGCAATATTAATAGTCCTACCTTTGCTGTAGGTAATACTTTAGATAATATTCTTGTTGGTAATGATGCTGAAAACAGTTTGTATGGCGGCGCAGGTAATGATTTTCTAGATGGTGGTTTAGGTCATGATACGTTAGTTGGTGGTACTGGAAACGACTACTATATTGTTGATAATATTGGTAATGCAATTATCGAATTTGTCAATGAAGGCACTGATTGGGTTGAATCAACGGTAAGTTACACCCTAGACAATCATCTCGAAAATTTGTCCTTGGGTGGCGATCGCAATATTAATGGCACTGGCAATGCACTCAACAACATCATTTACGGCAACAGCGGCAACAATGTATTATCCGGTGGACTTGGTAACGACAAAATAGACGCGAGTTTTGGTGAAGATCGTCTTTATGGTGGTGGCGGTAATGATACGCTCAATGGCAGCTTGGGTGACGATCTTGTTGCTGGTGGTGATGGCAATGACTCGCTGGAGGGCGGAGACGGTAATGACACCGTGTTAGGTGGATTGGGCAATGATAAATTAGATGGCAGCTTCGGCGACGATAGTCTAGATGGAGGATTAGGTAACGATACACTCCAAGGGGGATTTGGCAACGATACGCTTGTAGGCGGTGAAGGGAACGACTTACTTCGAGATATGGAGTTCGGTGTCGAAGCTAACTTTTTGTTTGGCGGTGCAGGTAATGACACGCTTGAAGGCGGCGGCACGCTCAACGGCGGTGGCGGTGATGATAAACTCAGAGGCGGTTCTGACAATGACACTTTAATTGGCAGTGCAGGTAATGACACGCTATTTGGCAGCTTTGGCGATGATGTCTTGACAGGTGGTGCCGGACGTGACTGCTTTGGTTTTTATGAACCATTCCAAGGTATAGATAAGATTACAGATTTTATTGTTGGGGAAGATCAAATTTTTGTTTATGCGATCGCACCTAATTCAGGTGTTGGTTTTGGTGTTAGTACCCAGTTAAATCGCGGTACGCACATTAGCGCAGCACAATTCACAATTGGTAGCGCGGCATCAACGGCAGAACATCGGTTTATATACAACCGCAACACAGGGGCTTTGTCTTTTGACGAAGATGGTAAAGGAGTCACGCAGAAAGTCCAGTTTGCGTTATTACCTAAAGGCTTAGACATGAGTCACTCTGACATTTTCGTTTTGTAG
- a CDS encoding sulfotransferase family protein, with the protein MNYVYQREKQVREELDNLYKSLGIKNRIFDNVEIDSNYPEEYGLIQMNAIQPPRFPDSLFKSLGRALHGQNTTLFFDDGFQLNSETFAILYEACRKIQLLSGNNKILLLKNPWDFTNFLHLKKAFPNAKFIFIHRHPIQVINSRLKTLRSVLENKNPYVAIQFKMYAKLFEMRIVLSAFRLVFLSEFFSEARIWILSRNLTRAFSNFLDNINSLESKDFISVKYEELCIEPDITISKILKFLSIEQNLAQNCKTQIQPRGVKLLPEVNRRTNYICRHLKPYMSQFGYEI; encoded by the coding sequence TTGAATTACGTTTATCAAAGAGAAAAGCAGGTTCGTGAAGAACTTGATAATCTTTATAAGTCTCTAGGTATAAAGAATCGTATTTTTGACAATGTTGAAATCGATTCAAACTATCCAGAGGAGTATGGACTAATTCAGATGAACGCTATACAACCACCTCGTTTTCCTGATTCTCTCTTTAAATCACTTGGTCGAGCATTACATGGTCAGAATACCACTTTATTTTTTGATGATGGTTTTCAGCTGAATTCTGAGACTTTTGCAATTCTTTATGAGGCATGTAGAAAGATTCAACTTTTGTCTGGTAACAACAAAATCCTTCTTCTAAAGAACCCTTGGGATTTTACTAATTTTTTACATTTAAAGAAGGCGTTTCCAAACGCTAAATTCATTTTTATCCATCGGCATCCCATCCAAGTTATTAATTCTCGGCTAAAAACATTACGATCTGTGTTAGAAAATAAGAATCCTTATGTTGCTATTCAATTTAAAATGTATGCAAAGCTTTTCGAGATGCGAATAGTACTGTCTGCCTTCAGGCTAGTATTCTTATCAGAGTTTTTCTCTGAGGCAAGAATTTGGATTTTGAGTAGGAACTTAACTCGGGCATTTTCTAATTTTTTAGATAATATTAATTCACTAGAAAGTAAAGATTTTATTTCCGTTAAATATGAAGAACTCTGTATAGAACCAGACATAACTATATCTAAAATCCTTAAGTTTTTGAGTATAGAGCAGAATCTAGCTCAAAATTGTAAGACTCAAATTCAACCACGCGGTGTTAAGCTTCTACCAGAAGTTAATCGACGGACAAACTACATTTGTAGACATCTCAAGCCCTACATGAGCCAGTTTGGTTACGAGATTTAA
- a CDS encoding HNH endonuclease signature motif containing protein, with protein MHSVSLLGTLAPHSNLWFSACCGWCDGECPPTSVKVEPLGASDVGVLSGLLIVRVDPTKLGSVDEDLMEIDHKLPPSKGGKDNYDNLQLLHRHCHDAKSLLSATFRS; from the coding sequence GTGCATTCAGTTAGCCTACTTGGCACGTTAGCACCTCATTCTAACCTCTGGTTTTCTGCCTGTTGTGGATGGTGTGACGGTGAGTGCCCTCCAACGTCTGTAAAGGTTGAGCCACTAGGGGCATCAGATGTTGGTGTTTTGTCCGGATTATTGATCGTTAGAGTCGATCCAACCAAATTGGGAAGCGTAGATGAAGATTTGATGGAAATCGACCACAAACTCCCCCCCTCAAAAGGTGGTAAAGACAATTACGACAACCTTCAACTACTTCACAGACATTGCCACGATGCTAAATCATTACTATCAGCAACTTTTAGGTCTTAA